One genomic segment of Epinephelus fuscoguttatus linkage group LG19, E.fuscoguttatus.final_Chr_v1 includes these proteins:
- the dhrs7b gene encoding dehydrogenase/reductase SDR family member 7B codes for MERIMGGGVLQMILASAGLLLLYRILVRLRSGAALQDAVVVITGASSGLGKECARVFHAAGARLVLCGRDARRLQQVVQELTASSTGSQRQTYTPSTVIFDLSDTNTVERAAEEILKCYGQVDVLINNAGISYRGNILDTHLSVQRDVMETNYFGPIALTQALLPSMVQRRSGHIVVISSVQGKIAIPYRSAYAASKHATQAYFDCLRAEIERYGIPVTVISPGYIRTSLSVNAVTGDGSKYGVLDKTTAMGRDPGDVAQAVLKAVRQRSKDVILAGPLPHLAIYLRTLWPALFFKLMSSRARKEQKPKDE; via the exons ATGGAGCGCATCATGGGAGGAGGAGTGCTTCAGATGATCTTAGCAAGTGCGGGACTCTTGCTTCTTTATCGGATACTTGTCCGCCTCAGATCAGGAGCTGctctgcaggatgctgtggtggTCATCACAGGGGCCAGCTCTGGACTGGGGAAAG AGTGTGCACGGGTCTTTCACGCTGCAGGTGCACGGCTTGTGCTGTGTGGACGAGATGCACGCCGCCTGCAGCAGGTGGTCCAGGAGCTTACAGCAAGTTCAACAGGCTCGCAGCGGCAG ACTTACACTCCCAGCACTGTCATCTTCGACCtgtctgacacaaacacagtggaAAGAGCCGCAGAGGAGATCCTGAAATGTTACGGCCAAGTGGATGTCCTCATCAATAACGCTGGAATCAGTTATCGTGGCAACATACTGGATACCCACCTGTCAGTTCAGCGGGATGTTATGGAAACAAATTACTTTGGGCCCATTGCTCTTACTCAAG CTCTCCTGCCCTCCATGGTTCAACGGCGCAGTGGCCACATCGTCGTCATCAGCAGTGTCCAGGGCAAGATAGCCATTCCTTACAGATCAGCTT ATGCAGCCTCTAAGCATGCCACCCAGGCCTACTTCGACTGCTTACGGGCTGAGATCGAGCGCTACGGGATTCCAGTGACTGTGATCAGTCCTGGGTACATCCGAACCAGCCTGTCAGTCAATGCTGTCACAGGAGACGGCTCTAAGTATGGAG TTTTGGATAAAACCACAGCAATGGGTCGGGACCCTGGGGATGTGGCTCAGGCTGTTCTGAAGGCTGTCCGTCAGAGGAGCAAAGACGTTATTTTGGCAGGACCTCTGCCCCATCTGGCCATCTACCTTCGTACACTGTGGCCTGCGCTCTTCTTCAAACTCATGTCCTCTCGCGCTCGCAAGGAGCAGAAACCTAAAGATGAGTGA